A segment of the Lolium perenne isolate Kyuss_39 chromosome 3, Kyuss_2.0, whole genome shotgun sequence genome:
ATATCAGAGGTCTTAAAGACTTGGCTAACAACTTACATATTGCCGAAAGCATTAGGGGACATTGTTTAGATTTTGTTGCTATCTCAGAGACGGGTAAACGGAATTATTCAGTAAGTTTTCTAAATCGCCTTTCAGGCGGGGAGGACTTTGCTTGGATATCCTGCCCACCTCGGGGACGCTCTGGTGGCTTATTAGTTGGAGTCCGAACTTCGACCATGGAGATTCTAGATAATTCCGGTGGTGAGTTTCATATCAAACTTCACATTCGGAATAGGTTTGATAACTTCTTATGGAGTTTGATTTCTGTCTATGGAGCCGCACAGGATATGCATAAGCCCGCTTTTCTCCATGAGTTGGTAAATTTGGCTAAGGACAATCCTCATCCTATCATCATAGGAGGGGATTTTAACTTTCTTAGATACCCTCAGGAAAAGAGCAAGGGTAGGTTTGACACCCATAGGCCTTTCTTATTGAATGTTGTCATTGATAGCTTCGATTTGAGAGAGGTTACAATGGTTGGGAGACAATTCACTTGGGCAAATAGTCTTCCTGAGCCGACATACGAGAAGTTGGATAGAGTACTTATGGACTCTGATTGGGAATTTCAGTTCCCTCTAGTCCCAGTACGAGCTCTCCCTCGTATCGAAGCATTGTCAGACCACGCGCTTATTTTGTTATCTACTGGGACACCATTGCCGCAACATAGACGtcggttcaaatttgaacttggatggttTTTTGGGCTATATCGGGATGGTTTTGCAGACATGATTAAATTTATTTGGGATAAGCCGGTTGCcgggaacaccccaatccaaaggtggaataataaAATACGCTCGGTGCGTAGATACCTTGGGGGTGGGCTAGGCACATGACTGGGCAGCTCAAACAAGAGAAACTCAGCCTAACATCACATATTGATGAGGCAATCGCTGAGGTTCGCCCGCTGACTGCGCAAGAAATTGAACTTAAAAATCAATACAATGCAAAGTTAGCCGGTTTACTTCGtgaagaggaactcaaatggtaccagAGATCTAAGGCCCAGTTCCTATTGGAAGGAGATGCGAATACAATATACTTTCATAGTGTTGCCAATGGTAGACACAGAAAGAAACGCATTCACTCTCTTGTCCAGGAAGAGGGCACGATCGAAGGTCAGGAGCAGCTTAAATCCTATATTACTACTTACTATAAGGGCCTGTTTGGTGAACCTGAGGAATCGGATCTATCCATGGATGAATCCAGGACGGATGATATTCCACAGGTGATTCCAGAAGAAAATGTCATTCTAATAGCACCTTATTCCGAGGAGGAGATTAGGAAGGCGGTCTTTCTGATGGAGCATAACAAGGCACCAGGTCCGAATGGTTTTCCTGCCGAATTCTATCAGTCTTTCTGGGATATTGTGAAAACTGATTTATTAGAATTATTTATGGATCTTCATGAGGGACAATTGGATCTATTCCGTATCAATTTTGGTGAAATCATTCTCTTACCGAAAGTTACTGATGCGGAACGGATCCAACAATTCAGACACATATGTCTTTTAAATGTTTGTTTCAAAATTTTCACAAAAGTTGCTACTATTCGACTGAATTCCGTGGCAGACCATGTAGTGCGTCCTTCTCATACAGCTTTCATGCAAGGCAGATACATCCTAGATGGAGTTGTCACTTTGCATGAAACAGTTCATCAGATGCACCGTAAAAAGTTGAATGGGGTCATACTCAAAATCGACTTTGAAAAAGCCTACGATAAAGTTAAATGGTCCTTTCTTCAACAAACACTTCGGATGAAAGGATTTTCTTATAAGTGGCGCGCTCTAATTAATAATGTCATTTTTGGTGGAAGTGTTTCCATAAAGGTCAATGATGACATTGGCAATTACTTCCAGACAAAAAAGGACTCAGGCAAGGCAATCCTTTGTCCCCGATGCTctttaacattgtggcggatatgcttgcaattATAATTGAACGCGCTAAGTTCGATGGCCAAATTGAACGTGTGGTCCCCCATTTAGTTGATGGGGGCTTATCAATTTTTCAGTATGCCGACGATACAATcctatttatggatcatgatttGGCAAAGGCAAGGAATCTCAAGTTAATTCTTTCAGCATTCGAGCAATTATCAGGTCTTAAGAtcaacttccataaaagtgagttGTTTTGTTTTGGCGAGGCCATAGATGATGCCAATCTTTATGCCGAGCTATTCGGCTGTGGGCTTGGTTGTTTTCCAGTTAGCTATCTTGGTATTCTGATTTACCATCGGAGACTAACCATGGCCGAATGGAAAATCGTCGAAGAACGACTTCAGAAACGCCTTACTAGTTGGAAAGGAAAGCTCCTATCCCTTGGGGGAAGATTAGTCCTCATAAATTCAGTGCTTACAATATGGTATTGTATATGGTTTCTTTCTTCCAGTTACCCAAAGGAGACTTGCATAGATTGGATTActtccgatcaagat
Coding sequences within it:
- the LOC139838158 gene encoding uncharacterized protein; translation: MTGQLKQEKLSLTSHIDEAIAEVRPLTAQEIELKNQYNAKLAGLLREEELKWYQRSKAQFLLEGDANTIYFHSVANGRHRKKRIHSLVQEEGTIEGQEQLKSYITTYYKGLFGEPEESDLSMDESRTDDIPQVIPEENVILIAPYSEEEIRKAVFLMEHNKAPDKKGLRQGNPLSPMLFNIVADMLAIIIERAKFDGQIERVVPHLVDGGLSIFQYADDTILFMDHDLAKARNLKLILSAFEQLSGLKINFHKSYLEMYNHAAFMVTASTLRGPRPIYRGVYTIGEYDQGFYYPIWVAA